GAGGCGTGGCTCGATTGCTGGGATGTAAGTAGAGGTATGTAGTAATTCTCAGGCCTGGCGCTCCACAGGAAACTCTTATTACCCAGTTCTTAGTATATCAAGGTTATCGATAGGGATAAGCAAAGTCACAATATGGAGaccagcaagcagcagaaggaaggagagcaGTTGGGTTTCTAGGCAGCAGTGGACACAGGAGCCAGGAGATGTTTACCACTGCACAGGCCACATTCAGATTTTTCGGGGAAAGATTTAAGGTAATCCTGTTGGGTTTCAATTTCTGGAGCTTTCAGAAGAAAGCTGACTGCGGAGAACTGATTTTCATAGACGCTGGCATAGACGGATTAACAAAACTCACAGGCTGACAAATGATCGCAATAATGAAAACGTGTGCTCCTTATGTCAAGACACAGCACAGTGCAACTGTTAGGCACCTGCTACCCACACTCTCTAATTTCTCACACACGCTCACAAGTGCCAGGCTGGACACAGttgctctttccttcttttctccgccttcccctcccttttctttctttgagacatcTGGCCAGCCTGGCACTTATGGCCCCTCTCAAGTGTTGAAGTGTACCTCCAAGCCTGGCCAATGCTTTACCCAAAAGAATGTTCAATAACTATGGCAGTGATAGCTTTAGTGAGTAAGAAGCCTGCCACtgggcctgacaacctgagtttgatccctgggacccacatgctgGATGGAAGGAGGAGACAATCTGCATCTTTAAAGCTTTAAATTTTGGGggtggaagttgtcctctggccttcacacatgtgctagggcatatacacacactcatccactcacccaataaaatttaaaaacaaagttctaTAACAACATTATTTATCACAATAATAGTCCTGAGGCATTACATGATGCTACACGTTTATTCTGAATCAGACTGTTCAAGGTGGCTCAATTCTTTACAAACTACAACTGTGAAATACATGTTAAAACAGTTAAACAATTTTAATGTTTCTTCCTTAACTATACTGGACACACAGTACACTGGGGCCTGGAGTGTGAGGAGGGACTGCTGGTCGAGGTGACCAGTGTGGAGCTCCTTGCTCTCTGTACACCTCCTGTCTGCTCTGTCCATCACTGTGGAGCTCTCCCTCCAAGGCACCCCTTGATGACTAGAGCAAAACCTACTATCAAACATCAAATGTATTACAGAGCTTCTTCCTAGCATTCACATTCTAACGTTTACAACAACGATAACAACAGACGGGAACAGACAGTTACTGTACTTCTCCCTCTCCAGTGTGGACTCTCTGATGCTTGGAAAGATTTGACTTGCTACAGAAGGTTTTCCCACAGTGGTTACACCAATAGGGTTTTTCGCCAGTATGAATTCTGTGATGCTTATTAAAATTTGAACTATGGTTGAAGGCTTTGCCACACTCCTTACACTTATAGGGTTTCTCCCCTGTATGCAGGCGTTGATGGGAACTGAGACCTGCGTGCTGACTGAAACTCTTCCCACACTCATTACACTGATAGGGCTTCTCCCCTGTGTGGATACGATAGTGTCGAATGAGGCTGCCCTTTCcactgaaggctttcccacagtctttacaCTGATAGGGCGCCTCTTCTGTGTGCATCCTTTGATGTTTAAGGAGGTCTGAGCTCTGCccaaaggctttcccacacttaCAGTCATAGGGCCGGTCCACGAGGTGTGTTCGGTAATGAAGGGTAAGGTTGGAGCTGTGGCTGAAAGCCTTCCCACACTTTGTACACACATAAGGCTTCTCCCCAGTGTGTGTTCTCCGGTGTTTAGTGAGGTTTGAGCTATTGCTAAAGGCCTTCCCAcactctgcacatatgtaacgtTTCTCTCCTGGGGCAGGCCTAGTAGATGCTGGTTCTGCCCCTTTCTTGGAACCTGTGTCTTGAAGAGAGGCTTTTgtgcctctctccctttccagGTTGTTGGCCCACTGCCTTTCTGACCTCGATCCATACTTATTGGCAGTAATCATGGGGATGATGTTTCTTTTGAGTCCATCTGCATGAGACTCTTCTTCAGAACTTCTCTGCTCATCTGCTGAGTCCTCCTTCTGGGGATTCGACTTAAAACCTGCAAACAGGTGGGTTAAGGGTGTGTTAGTTGTTCCTGTTCTGAAGCAGCAGCTGTCCAGGGAAACAGGGCCACCAGGTGAGGTAGTAGAGGGGTCTGAAAGGATGATGGATGTGTGAATGGCTCtaacagcaataaaataaaaccactgtCTCATCTAGTTTATGGTCTCATTCACATGAGACCCCTGCCTCCAGTGTCAATCACCTGATTATTTTACAATTCACAGTCTCTAGAAAGGCTGTTCCCACTCTGTCCTCCTGTATGCTTGGAAACAATTACGCTGGAGTATTCTCTGTGACTTCACATTTGCTTCTGCAACATACTCAGAGAGAATTTCTGGTTTGAAGGGTTCCTCAGTCACgaagataaaaaaaagaaagtcagagcTCAAGTTCTAGCAGGGTAAAGACCAGGTTTCAATGCCTTAGGGATGACTGAGCTCCACTCAGAGCTCAGGCAGACTGGCCAGCTTGCCCCTGTGGCCCGTGCTACTGGCTCACTTCTTCCTGTCCAGCATACCTTCTCGGGGCATGTAAGTCTCTTTGAGACTTTAAGAAAGGCTGTTATTGCCAATTCCTCTCTCTTAAGAGCACTTAAAAGTCTTTTTTCCAAACTGCACACTAAAACTTTAGTGGTGCAGAccttttatcctagcacttgggagccacagacaggcagatctctggttTTTGAGGCAGCCTAGTTTACATAGTTCCAGGCAGGTagagaccaaaacaaaaaaaacaagacaaaaacaaacaaaatcaagccAAAACCAactcacaaacacaaaacaaaataaccaaaacaaccccacgacaacacaacaacaaatagCCTTATTTCCAGCTCTGGTAATATTTCTTGGCTCTCCACTTTGTGTAGAACTGACAAGTGACTAAGAAAAGGGCAATGAATGGAAGACAATTTaccctattttaattttttcttccgACTGTCATAATTTTATTAAGTCTTTACATTTAAATACAATTccattgtgtgtgtacacattttctttatctgttgacTCCTAGGCTGGTTCTGTACTTTGGATATATATTTGGGAACAGAGCTGCAGTAAAATTAGCCCAAGTCTCTGTGGTATCCTGACTTACAATCCTCCAGATAGGAAGCAgagtatggtggtacacatctcaaatcccagcacctgggaggaagTGGAAacaggaccagaagttcaaggtcaccttctcTTACAAAGCACTTTTGAGGCCAGTAACCTTCTttagttaagaaaataattttttgtgtgtgtgggtattttgtctACACATATGTAAGTGTGTTGCACGAGCACCTGGTGTTTGTGGAGGCCAAAAATGGGTGCCAGATCACCTGGAACTACAGTTCTGGATTGTttgaagctgccatgtgggtgctgggaactgaatatgGTTCCTCTGCAAAAGGAGCAAGTGATTGTAACTGCAAAGCCAACTTTCCAGTCACAATTATCCtactctttaaaaagatttatttttatttatatgtgtgtctcATTTATTATGCCCATGTATCTGCCACACATAAGTGGGTGCCTGCAGGGGTCAAAAGAGACCAGTAGGTCTCTTGAAGtgggagtcacaggcagttgtgagcagcctaATGTAGGCACTGGACTGAAGCTTttatcctctgtaagagcagcaattgtttatctactgagccatctcaccatgaaggaggaaggagatacCATGGGTTAAGAGTcaagaaaacatggccctgagggctggccaactggagttaagagcagcccagatgaaatgtagtaagtaataactcagggttatcaataggaaagcagattctaacagcatggagggtagatatctgcccagctcttgtgtgTTTTCCCtaggaactaaatggtcaaaagTGGGATAGAAATCGCtggattgggattaaaaatttctacaacacTCCAGCCTCTAATTCCTATCTATAAATGTGAAAATGTATCTTGGGTCCAAAATCTATTGACAGTGGTTCAAGGTGTGGTCGGTTAGGAGTATATGCCTATCAGCGATCTATAATCTTCGCTCACTCATGTGGTGTTGGCAAGAGCAGGGGTTTGAGTTGGGAGGTTGGCCATTCCAATCGGAATCAAGTTTCAAAGGGTCAGAATCTCagaaggaagaggggacagaagtaAGTGgcacagaaaagaaagggaaagaagagaacagactgagGTAGAAGACAATGATTGTATTCTAAATGAAACTGGGGGCTGTGGGGTAATGATTTAACCTGCAAAAGGTTGggtatcttagggtttcattgctgtgaagggacaccatgaccaaggcaaatcttaaaaacaaaaacatttaattggggccagtttacagtttcagaggcttgatccattatcatcatggtggaagcatggcagtgtgcaggcagacatggtgctggaagacccatgagttctacatcttaatcagCAGTCAGTAAAAGGGGACTGTCTGCTGGAGGAGGctgattccacactgggtggagttTAGGCATAGGAGACCTCGGAGCCCACCgagacagtgacacacttcctccaacaaggccacacctactcaaacaaggctacacctcctaatagtgccactccctgtgggccaagcctATCAAactatcacattccactccctggcttcCATAGGCTTGTAGCTacagcataatgcaaaatacatttagtccaacttcaaaagtccccatagtctagcTCAACAATGTTtagaagttcaaagttcaaaatctcttctgagactcatgaaATTCTTTAACTGTAATCTCttacaaaaatcaaaatcataaaatagatcacatacttccaacatcacaggatacacattaccattctaaaatgtcatagtgagaaaatacagaccaaagcaagaccaaagaccagctgggcaaactccaaactctccatctccatgtctgatttcCAACTCCGTTCCAGCTTTGTTGAccacaacacaattctttctcctgGTCTGGTTCCACCGCCTCcatgttagcagctttccttgacAGGTACCCCAAGGCTCTGGCATCTCTACATCAcggagtctccagttctgccctctatagcactctaggctcCGGCTGACTCCACCCCACTGCTGCTTTCGTCCTTGGTGGTCGTGCCAtgcatggtactggcatcttgAATACACTAGGGTCTTCTGTTGCAACTAGGCATCACTTTGACCAATAGCCTCCCATAGGCTTTCTTCCTGGTGACAAACCTCAACTTGTGCATGTTCCCTTTAGTCCAGGGCCTTCAACTGCAACTCATGCTTCAGTTTCACCAATggtctttcctttctcagtttgctatgcttgatcaagatgttcttcataagagtgaatAACATGACAGAGCCTATGCTAGACTTTTTTGAGATATCCTTTGTCAGTCCAATTAATCTggatctcttcaccttagcctctggcagactcttcagacatgGGCAAAAGGCAGCTACATTCTTTACCAAAACATCACAAGAACAATCTCTAGGCAACAtagtaaaattctttttctccgaaacctcttgagctaggccctcacagttcaaatcacccaaCCCCACTGTGTTCTATGTTCCTACTTGTATGACCCATTAAGCTCCACTtgaagcattccactgctttgctaatccaaagttccaaaatccacattcctccaaacaaaagcatggttaggcctatcacagcaataccccagtccctggtaccaacttctgtcttagttaggggttcattgctgtgaagggacaccatgaccaaggcaattcttataatgGCAAACATATAGtcgaggctggcttatagtttcagaggttcatttttcatcatggcaggaagcatggcagtgtgaaggcagacatggtgctggaagaccCATGAGTTCTACAGCTTGATCAGCTAGCAGCAGAAAAGGACTGTCTTCTGGAGGAGGTTCTGATTCCACATTAGGTGGGACTTAAaggcataggagacctcaaagcccaccagacagtgacacacttcctccaacaaggccacacctactcagataaggccacagctcctaatagtgccattccctgggccaagcattcaaacacatgagcccatGGCGGGGGGGCGAGGGGGCTAACCTACTCATACCACCACAAAGGGTGTTCCTTCTTTTTTGaggggagacagggtctcactctgaagACTCTCCTGGAACACACTAAGAATATAACAGTCACCCAGGCCTTAGTATAACTGATGCCATGATGGAAATACCATTCAGGCTTTAGAACTCAACACACATGCAGGAACACTtgccaaaacaagaacaaagatgCAACCCATTAAAGTCTATAGTTCTGCCCAGCAgaggtggcgcacacctttaatcccagcacttgggaggcagaggcaggcagatttctgagtttgcggccagcctggtctacagagtgagttccaggacagccagggctacacagagaaactctgtctcgaaaaaccaaaagtcTAAAGTTCTAACAAAGtccctaaatgtactaaccttgttTTTTGGCTGACTAACTGAGGGGTCAACCCaagatgtgggttttttttatgcTTAAAAGCATACCCTAAGAAAGGCTAGGGACTGCACTTGGGTCTGTACCTTAACATAAAGATGTTTTCTTGGCTTGAACCCACTTCTCAgtggtcttctctggtggatatcTCACAAAGATAGGTCTAGAGTGACtttaaactcatggcaatcctcctgcttcagacttCCAAGAGTTACCAGTTATGATTTTGGTTTTCTTCATGTATAATTACAGCCTATGGAAGCCCCAGATAACTAGGAGATGGTATTAACAATTCTACACAACGAATCTAAACAGTGAAAAAACAGCTTAGGGCTCAAAGACGCTTGCCCCCGCCAGCCTGGTGACCTCAGCTTCATCCCTGAGAGAGGATACTGCTCCTAACTGCTAAaccacatctccagccctaaGAATAGCTTTttgtctgttctgttctttttgagacaaggtctctttataCACCAGTGGCTGTTTTAAAAcacactctatagaccaggctggcctgcctaGAAAtcatacctgcctctgcctcctgagagctagaACTTATGCCTGGCACAAGAACATATTTTCAACAGGGCTCAAAACAAGGGAATTTCAAGTATCTAAACCACTGTAAGCAACTCAGGCAATTTCTCAGGGCTATGGCTCTGCTCATGAACATACTGTATCCATGAAAACTGGTAATAACAAGATTTGAAACAACAAGATTTGAAACAATATATTTGAAACTATATTTTCATGAACATGTAAATCTGATTATTCTTTGCAGATATTTTTACTCCATGTAAATGAAACTATAAGAGCAAAAGAGCAGAAACTACCAGTCTAAAATAAGTCTGTTGTGCAAATCATAATTTGTGAAGATCTGAACTAGGGAACAGCTAGTTGCCctaatgtcctttttttttttttttttgagacaaagtttcaagaaacccagactggtcttgaattctCCATGTAACCAAGGCTGACCCTGAATTTGAGTGCTAGggttgcaggtgtgcaccaccacatatGATTTCAGTGGTACAGgggtagaacccagggcctcctgcatgctacTCCAGCCCTCTACAGAATGAGCTGCATTTCCAACCCCTAGCCTTTAACCTCTGAAGTCTGCAGAGGTTAGAAAAGGTTCAATCTTTTCCAGACCCAGTCTGTCCTGCTCTGTATCCCAGGAAACTACCTTTAGGCCTAAACACTTTTCATGTTGTCTAGCTGTGCTTGAGTCTGCTAGTGGGTACACCAAAAGATGTGAGGGCAGGGACAGTCTAACAATGAGGCTATTCCATTGTCTCTTTATCCAATGGCAAGACCTGGAGCAGGGCTCCTGGCATGTGACTCTTTCCTTCCCTAACAAGGCTCAGCTCTCGTCTGGTTCTGGTAATAACAGGTTTTCTTTTTGGGCCCTTCAGGCTCACAGGCAGCCACACCTGGCCACTGTCGTCCAGCTTAGTGCTACAGTGGTTCATCCAACCTGCCCATATCTCTCAATCCGTCTCATTCCTGTTTAAAACTGAGCTCACTCTGCTCAACCCTCTGCAAGCATGTTGTCTGGCCTAGTGCTGAGAAACTGTCTGAGGCAATAGGGTTTAGGAGAGGAAAGTGCATGCCTTCTGCCTCTACCAGCCAGGTCAATCTAGATAGAGGTTACCTCTCACCTAGAGTTATACATTTCTCTGAACACTCAGAGGGGTCCTTACCTTGGCGCTTTCTTGGATCCTGAGTGAAAACCTCCTCCTCACCAGTCTCCTGGATGTACAGGGGCCCCCAAAACTCATATTTAGGGCTGGCATCCACGGGCTGGGTCTCAGTACTGCTTAAGGACTCCATTGCAGTTCCTGAAGTTGACATTTTCTCCCAAGACTGCTTCTGTTCATTTGGAGGAGATGAGACCTAGAGACAGTAAGAAATGGCTAGGTGTGTGCACAGCTGATTCAAGAATGAGAAAAATCTCAGGCGAGCTATGCAGAACTTTTAGGAGAAGGAAAACACCCATCCCACTTGGTTCCCAAGGTTACTTCAGGATAAGAGCAGGCAATAGGGAGAAAGATGATCTAGCTCCCCAGAAACTTACTTCTGTCTGGTTAATCTTGTTGGACAGTGTTGAGTAAGTTTCTGCTTTCTATCCTATAGGAAGGTAAACAACTTAAACTagcttcaggaaatccctgaaaACAGACCAGATTTACTAGGCCCCTTCCTGCCAGAATAAGCAGTAACAGCTAGAGTTCCTCTGGGACTAGGAACAGAGCTGCAAAGGAGATGCAGACCAGCTGATTCGCCTGAAACAGGatactctccaacctgttgagctgtgCATATGCTCCAGTTATCCAGCTGATCTGTGCTCTGTCATAAATGCTGGGTAGGCTTTGATGATGCAgctatctttgagtcatttctgctcctgtaagtaatccttcacccatattcctgttAAGTAACCCAAATAAACCCCCCCAAAAAGTCCAAGTTTACCAAGCTGGACTTCGGTGGTATCTGTTCAATCTGCCACGGattccctatctggggtgagcaGATGTGTGTACTGCATCTCCCCAGGGACAGTTTTGCACACAAAGAAGAATAAGCCCCAATTCCTGCCTAGGATGTTATGTTCCAGGTCTCCTAGCATCTGATGGTCTCCCGCCCACCTGTAGTCCTGGCTCATCCAGTTCTTGTTCTAGGTCTTCCAGGAGAGTGACAGCCTCCTCTGCGCTCTCAGGGCAGTGCTGCTGTACCCAGGCCTGGAGCTCTCGAGGCAGGATGGTCAGGAACTGCTCCAGAACCAGTAGCTCTAGAATCTGCTCCTTGGTGTGGATCTCAGGCTGTAGCCACTCACAGCAGAGCACCCGAAGCTGGCTCAGTGCCTCTCGGGGCCCAGGAGTGTCATGGTACCCAAACTGTCTGAAGCGCTGTCGGGATAGCTCTAGGCTAGGGCGGCCTTTgtccttctcttcatcctcttcagCTTTAATGGTTGAAGGTCCCAACTGCTCAAGAGTATCTCGGTACCCAAACTGCTTGAAGCTCTTACTGGATAGCTCTAGGCTAGGGCGGCACTTGTCCTTGTCTTCATCCTCTTCAGCTTTAATGGTCGAAGGTCCCACTGGCTCAAGAGTGTCATGGTTCCCAGACTGTCTGAAGCGCTTACGGGATAGCTCTAGGCTAGGGTGGCACttgtctttctcttcatcctcttcaaCTTTAATGGGTGAAGGTTCCATAGACTCCTGAGGTGGCCTGGGGCCCAGAACTGTGGCCATGCCCACCACCTTGGTCATCACACAGATTCCAGAACCAGCAGGACTCTTAGGAGTAGACCTGGTGCCTTTGGATTTCTGGTTCCTAATGTGCCACACTTCAAACCTACAAAAACATAGTTGccataaaattatcaaaaaataaaatatgtttttctggTCTTTATCACAGGGGCCACCAGACAACTACTAAGTATTGTCCAGAGGtggtaggatggctcagtggatcaaAGTGCTTGCTGCTAGGCCTGGTTTGGCCCTTGTGACCCACACAGTGGTATATGAAAAGAAACAACTtgtgcaaattgtcctctgaccacctatgcaacacacacagatatatatatatatatatatatatatatatatatatatatatatatatatatatatatatatttaaaaaaaacagttgttcAATAATGTCATttataggaaaatggatggaaatgGAGATTATTACATTAAGTAAGATAAACCAAACTCACCAAAACAAGCACATTCTCTCTCCTACGTAGAATGTGAAGAGTGGGACTAGACATCAAAATAAAGGGATGTGGAAAGGGCAAAAGGAGTATGAGGGTGACAAGAAAATGAACTGAGGACTGAGTATAATTAAAGCAGTTCTACGTGTTGTGATTATGTTAATAAGAATATATACTTATTCTTACAGAAGAATCAGAGCTCAGAGCTAGAAGCTCAGAGACTGTACTatttggaaggattagaaggattaggaagtgtggccttgtcggTAGAAATGTGTCATTGGagtgaactttgaggtttcaaaagcccacacgaGGCCCAGTGTTGCTCTCTGACTACAGATCAGAGTGTggctcccagctactgctccagtgcctgcctaCATGCCACCaagcttcctgtcatgatgataatggacctaacctctgaaacagtaagccagctTTCAATTAAGTACTTTCTCTTATAAAAGTTggcttagtcatggtgttttttaCAGCAATACAAGAGACTAA
This portion of the Arvicanthis niloticus isolate mArvNil1 chromosome 24, mArvNil1.pat.X, whole genome shotgun sequence genome encodes:
- the Zkscan1 gene encoding zinc finger protein with KRAB and SCAN domains 1 isoform X1, with translation MTKVVGMATVLGPRPPQESMEPSPIKVEEDEEKDKCHPSLELSRKRFRQSGNHDTLEPVGPSTIKAEEDEDKDKCRPSLELSSKSFKQFGYRDTLEQLGPSTIKAEEDEEKDKGRPSLELSRQRFRQFGYHDTPGPREALSQLRVLCCEWLQPEIHTKEQILELLVLEQFLTILPRELQAWVQQHCPESAEEAVTLLEDLEQELDEPGLQVSSPPNEQKQSWEKMSTSGTAMESLSSTETQPVDASPKYEFWGPLYIQETGEEEVFTQDPRKRQGFKSNPQKEDSADEQRSSEEESHADGLKRNIIPMITANKYGSRSERQWANNLERERGTKASLQDTGSKKGAEPASTRPAPGEKRYICAECGKAFSNSSNLTKHRRTHTGEKPYVCTKCGKAFSHSSNLTLHYRTHLVDRPYDCKCGKAFGQSSDLLKHQRMHTEEAPYQCKDCGKAFSGKGSLIRHYRIHTGEKPYQCNECGKSFSQHAGLSSHQRLHTGEKPYKCKECGKAFNHSSNFNKHHRIHTGEKPYWCNHCGKTFCSKSNLSKHQRVHTGEGEVQ